Proteins encoded in a region of the Wenzhouxiangella sp. XN201 genome:
- the smc gene encoding chromosome segregation protein SMC — protein sequence MRLTAMKLSGFKSFVEPTSIKFPSNLMGIVGPNGCGKSNIIDAVRWVMGESSARQLRGESMSDVIFSGSSARKPVATATVELFFDNTDGRAGGEYADFNEISVKRQVTRDGQSIYWLNGTKCRRKDITNLFLGTGLGPRSYAIIEQGMISQIVEARPEDLRGFLEEAAGISRYKERRRETENRIRHTRENLERLGDLREEVDKHLDKLKRQANAAERYKKLKARYRGDEARLMALRWRELNARAQGEEKALREVENRLQEALARQRGAEKELEDLRQGQHEARDAVSKVQGELYEVGSEIARIEQDIEHQRQIRKRQQSEYAETEGQLNELKQHLVLDKAQVEETSQLLARLGPELESAREAERQAQQEVERIDQGLEDWQQRWQQHQEAAGNASSEAELLRQRIEHLDERMSQAAERLKALDEDSGDAAFERLTGEKHKLGEQVEGSESKLAEQREAIAARRERLDELRSNIENLRNDLETARAERHERQARLESLRLLNRGDDHEGALEDWLRQRELDPEARLLGALEVADRQWNRAVETVLDNWLKAVRVDRIGDHLGAELPAAGLCLIESTESGQRPGTLAEQVSGAGAAAAILSRVYCASDLEDARRRLGELSEHESVITPDGIWMGRGWLRQPRQASDEAGLLQREQEIRELGESVKTDAGRIESIEQELAESRKAHEVLESELAGARAELEAGQREHARLQGQLSSIDARLDSLDKQRRAAREEVETLKARQAEDKQSVSEARGRMEAALERMQETESGREPLQAKRRELDEARQQARARLAESREKREALSIKVESSRAGLESLRQSIERMDNQVGQLQSRYLELSEALARGDEPVEAQQKKRDELLDQRLKIEERLREARTHLESLEAQWREQDEIRQAAAGEAEQVRADQTSGQLALKETQLKAETIAGRIAELDADLDALLEELPEGAEAQKYQRELESLEQKIRRLEPVNLAAIEEFETESERKEYLDRQHQDLFDALETLEKAIDRIDRDTRTRFRETFEQVNKNMETLFPRLFGGGHGYLEMVGDDWLSAGVAILARPPGKRIARIHLLSGGEKALTAVAFVFAIFNLNPAPFCLLDEVDAPLDDANVGRFSDMVREMSEQVQFLVVTHNKVTMEVAHQMLGVTMREPGVSRLVSVDLDRAVALAEA from the coding sequence ATGCGACTCACCGCAATGAAACTGTCCGGCTTCAAGTCCTTTGTTGAGCCGACCTCGATCAAGTTTCCCTCCAACCTGATGGGCATCGTCGGGCCCAACGGCTGCGGCAAGTCCAACATCATCGATGCCGTTCGCTGGGTGATGGGCGAGAGCTCGGCCCGCCAGCTGCGCGGCGAGTCGATGAGCGACGTGATCTTTTCCGGCTCGAGCGCCCGCAAGCCGGTGGCGACCGCCACCGTCGAGCTGTTCTTCGACAATACCGATGGCCGCGCCGGCGGGGAGTATGCCGACTTCAACGAAATCTCGGTAAAGCGCCAGGTGACGCGCGACGGCCAGTCGATCTACTGGCTCAATGGCACCAAGTGTCGGCGCAAGGACATCACCAACCTGTTTCTGGGGACCGGCCTGGGCCCGCGCAGCTACGCCATCATCGAGCAGGGCATGATCTCGCAGATCGTCGAGGCCCGGCCCGAGGACCTGCGCGGCTTTCTCGAAGAGGCGGCCGGCATTTCGCGCTACAAGGAGCGCCGGCGCGAAACCGAGAACCGCATTCGCCATACACGCGAGAATCTCGAGCGCCTCGGTGACCTGCGCGAGGAAGTCGACAAGCACCTCGACAAGCTCAAGCGCCAGGCCAACGCGGCCGAGCGCTACAAGAAGCTCAAGGCCCGTTACCGTGGTGACGAGGCGCGCCTGATGGCGCTGCGCTGGCGCGAGCTCAATGCGCGTGCGCAAGGCGAGGAGAAGGCCTTGCGCGAGGTCGAAAATCGGCTGCAGGAAGCGCTGGCGCGCCAGCGCGGCGCCGAAAAGGAACTCGAGGACCTGCGCCAGGGCCAGCACGAGGCGCGTGATGCGGTCTCGAAGGTGCAGGGCGAGCTCTACGAGGTGGGTAGCGAGATCGCCCGCATCGAGCAGGACATCGAGCATCAGCGCCAGATTCGCAAGCGCCAGCAGTCGGAGTACGCCGAAACCGAGGGCCAGCTCAACGAACTCAAACAGCACCTGGTGCTCGACAAGGCGCAGGTCGAGGAAACCTCCCAATTGCTGGCCCGACTGGGGCCGGAACTGGAATCGGCACGCGAGGCCGAACGGCAGGCGCAGCAGGAAGTCGAGCGCATCGACCAGGGACTGGAAGACTGGCAGCAGCGCTGGCAGCAGCATCAGGAAGCCGCCGGCAATGCCTCGAGCGAGGCCGAACTGCTGCGCCAACGCATCGAGCACCTCGACGAGCGCATGAGCCAGGCGGCTGAGCGGCTCAAGGCGCTCGATGAAGACAGCGGCGATGCCGCCTTCGAGCGCCTCACCGGTGAAAAGCACAAGCTGGGTGAGCAAGTCGAGGGCAGCGAATCGAAACTCGCCGAGCAGCGCGAAGCGATTGCGGCGCGGCGCGAGCGCCTCGATGAGCTGCGATCGAACATCGAAAATCTGCGCAATGATCTCGAAACGGCGCGCGCCGAACGACACGAGCGCCAGGCCCGGCTCGAGTCACTGCGCCTGCTCAATCGCGGCGACGACCACGAGGGCGCCCTGGAAGACTGGCTGAGGCAGCGCGAACTCGATCCCGAGGCGCGCTTGCTCGGCGCGCTGGAAGTGGCCGACCGGCAGTGGAATCGCGCGGTCGAGACGGTGCTCGACAACTGGCTCAAGGCGGTGCGCGTCGACCGGATCGGCGATCATCTTGGCGCTGAGCTGCCGGCGGCGGGCTTGTGCCTGATCGAGTCCACGGAATCCGGGCAGCGTCCCGGCACGCTGGCCGAACAGGTCTCCGGCGCCGGGGCGGCAGCGGCCATCCTGTCGCGGGTGTACTGCGCGAGTGACCTCGAAGATGCCCGCCGCAGGCTGGGCGAACTTTCCGAGCACGAATCGGTGATCACGCCCGACGGCATCTGGATGGGCCGGGGCTGGCTGCGACAGCCGCGCCAGGCCAGCGATGAGGCCGGCCTGCTGCAGCGCGAGCAGGAGATCCGCGAACTTGGCGAATCCGTCAAGACCGATGCCGGGCGCATCGAGTCGATCGAACAGGAACTGGCCGAGTCACGCAAGGCGCATGAGGTGCTTGAATCGGAACTTGCCGGAGCCCGTGCCGAACTGGAGGCCGGTCAGCGTGAGCATGCGCGGCTGCAGGGGCAGCTCAGCAGCATCGATGCCCGCCTGGACAGTCTCGACAAGCAGCGCCGGGCAGCGCGCGAGGAAGTCGAGACACTCAAGGCCCGTCAGGCCGAAGACAAGCAGTCGGTCAGCGAGGCCCGCGGGCGCATGGAAGCGGCGCTCGAGCGCATGCAGGAAACCGAGTCGGGTCGCGAACCGTTGCAGGCCAAACGGCGGGAACTCGACGAGGCGCGCCAGCAGGCGCGAGCCCGCCTGGCCGAATCACGGGAAAAGCGAGAAGCACTCTCGATCAAGGTCGAGTCCAGCCGGGCCGGGCTGGAATCCCTGCGCCAGTCGATCGAACGCATGGACAACCAGGTCGGCCAGCTGCAGTCACGCTACCTGGAGTTGAGCGAGGCGCTGGCACGGGGCGATGAGCCGGTCGAGGCGCAGCAGAAGAAGCGCGACGAGCTGCTCGATCAGCGTCTCAAGATCGAGGAGCGCCTGCGCGAGGCGAGGACGCATCTCGAGTCCCTCGAGGCCCAGTGGCGCGAGCAGGACGAGATTCGCCAGGCTGCGGCCGGCGAGGCCGAACAGGTCCGGGCCGATCAGACCAGTGGCCAGCTGGCGCTGAAGGAAACCCAGCTCAAAGCCGAAACCATCGCCGGGCGCATCGCCGAACTGGATGCCGATCTCGATGCATTGCTCGAGGAGCTGCCCGAGGGTGCCGAGGCCCAGAAGTATCAGCGCGAGCTCGAATCGCTCGAGCAGAAGATTCGTCGTCTGGAGCCGGTCAACCTGGCCGCCATCGAGGAGTTCGAGACCGAGTCCGAGCGCAAGGAATACCTCGACCGTCAGCACCAGGACCTGTTCGATGCCCTGGAAACGCTGGAGAAGGCCATCGACCGCATCGACCGCGATACGCGCACCCGCTTCCGCGAGACCTTCGAGCAGGTCAACAAGAACATGGAAACCCTGTTTCCGCGCCTGTTCGGCGGCGGTCACGGCTATCTCGAGATGGTCGGCGATGACTGGCTGTCGGCCGGCGTGGCTATCCTGGCGCGCCCGCCGGGCAAGCGCATCGCGCGCATTCACCTGCTTTCTGGCGGGGAGAAGGCGCTCACCGCGGTAGCCTTCGTGTTCGCGATCTTCAACCTGAACCCGGCGCCGTTCTGCCTGCTCGATGAGGTCGACGCACCGCTCGACGACGCCAACGTCGGTCGCTTCTCCGACATGGTGCGCGAGATGTCCGAGCAGGTGCAGTTCCTGGTCGTGACCCACAACAAGGTCACCATGGAAGTCGCGCACCAGATGCTCGGCGTAACCATGCGTGAACCCGGCGTATCCAGGCTGGTATCGGTGGATCTCGATCGGGCCGTCGCCCTGGCCGAAGCTTGA
- the zipA gene encoding cell division protein ZipA has product MDNLRLILILIGLAVLALIVLLHRPAGESKRNHARWRGARREPTLGEVDESVPDRSDSHGADVAGAENAALWPNVGGAETDEDNAGHLAGDGAGIHEQPDKIVYLYICRRGDKRISGSELLDAAIKAGLNFGDMNIFHRLHEGESRPVFSMANLTPPGHFDPAAWNVFDTPGVTLFLTLPAPVSALDAWDAMLATAERISKLLEADVLDDGKCLLTRQRIAQIREEMREYDRRSGMIKPA; this is encoded by the coding sequence GTGGACAACCTGCGCCTGATCCTGATTCTGATCGGCCTGGCGGTGCTGGCGCTGATCGTGCTGCTGCATCGGCCGGCTGGCGAGTCGAAGCGCAATCACGCGCGCTGGCGAGGCGCCCGCCGAGAGCCCACCCTGGGCGAGGTCGACGAGTCCGTTCCGGATCGGTCCGACAGTCACGGAGCGGATGTCGCCGGCGCTGAAAATGCCGCGCTGTGGCCGAATGTTGGCGGCGCTGAAACCGATGAGGACAATGCCGGTCACCTGGCTGGCGACGGCGCGGGCATTCATGAACAGCCCGACAAGATTGTCTATCTCTACATCTGCCGTCGCGGAGACAAGCGCATCAGTGGGTCCGAGCTGCTCGATGCGGCGATCAAGGCCGGCCTGAACTTCGGTGATATGAATATCTTCCACCGCCTCCACGAGGGCGAGAGCAGGCCGGTCTTTTCGATGGCCAATCTCACGCCACCGGGGCACTTTGATCCCGCGGCCTGGAACGTCTTCGATACGCCTGGCGTGACCCTGTTCCTGACCCTGCCGGCACCGGTCAGCGCCCTGGACGCCTGGGACGCCATGCTGGCCACCGCCGAGCGCATCAGCAAGCTGCTTGAAGCCGATGTGCTCGACGACGGCAAATGCCTGCTCACGCGGCAGCGCATTGCCCAGATCCGCGAGGAAATGCGCGAGTACGATCGCCGCTCGGGCATGATCAAGCCTGCATGA
- the ligA gene encoding NAD-dependent DNA ligase LigA: MSDRQAAARQRIEQLRGSLREHNYRYYVLDDPVISDAEYDRLLRDLEALEREHPELVTADSPTQRVGAEPAEGFETVAHRIPMLSLGNAFSADEVREFDRRVRDTLDIETVDYSAEPKLDGVAIALRYESGKLVLAATRGDGRRGEDVTANVRTIRAVPLRLRGDRLPDVLEVRGEIFMTRSGFAELNQRLADAGDKTFVNPRNAASGSLRQLDSAITANRPLHFFCYQAADAEDLPERHSEILALLREFGFPVSPEARTVQGLDGLIEYYEWIGQRRDQLDYDIDGVVYKVDDLDQQQELGFVSRAPRWALAHKFPAQEEVTRLKSIEVQVGRTGALTPVARLEPVFVGGVTVTNATLHNADEVRRKDVRPGDYVVVRRAGDVIPEIVRSIPERREKELPEWHMPETCPECGSAVEQVEGEAAARCTGGLVCPAQRRRALEHFVSRAAMDIDGLGEKVIAQLVEQDLVHSPADLFLLDRDTLAGLERMGEKSADNLIQSLENSKRVTLGQLLFALGIREVGAVTAQALARHFGTLDALAQASVEDLEAVRDVGPVVARHVHAFFEEAHNREVIDKLLAAGVEYEPEKAAAAAGERPLDGCTYVLTGSLSSLTRSQAKQRLEALGARVTGSVSKNTTAVIAGDNPGSKLDRARELGVELLDEAALESLLESHQG; this comes from the coding sequence ATGAGCGATCGGCAAGCGGCGGCCCGGCAGCGCATCGAGCAGCTGCGCGGCTCGCTCCGCGAGCACAACTACCGCTACTACGTGCTCGACGATCCGGTCATTTCCGATGCGGAATACGATCGCCTGTTGCGAGATCTGGAGGCGCTCGAGCGCGAGCATCCCGAACTGGTCACGGCCGATTCCCCCACCCAGCGCGTTGGTGCCGAACCCGCCGAAGGCTTCGAGACGGTCGCGCATCGCATTCCCATGCTTTCCCTGGGCAATGCCTTCAGCGCGGATGAAGTCCGCGAGTTCGACCGGAGGGTGCGTGACACGCTCGATATCGAAACGGTCGACTACAGTGCTGAACCCAAGCTCGACGGCGTCGCCATCGCCCTGCGCTACGAGTCCGGCAAGCTGGTGCTGGCGGCAACCCGCGGCGACGGTCGCCGCGGCGAGGACGTGACCGCCAACGTGCGCACGATCAGGGCGGTGCCGCTGAGGCTGCGTGGCGATCGGCTTCCCGACGTGCTCGAGGTGCGCGGCGAGATCTTCATGACGCGTTCGGGCTTCGCCGAACTCAATCAACGTCTGGCCGATGCCGGCGACAAGACCTTCGTCAATCCGCGCAACGCCGCTTCGGGCAGCCTGCGCCAGCTCGATTCGGCCATCACGGCAAACCGGCCGCTACATTTTTTCTGCTACCAGGCTGCTGACGCCGAGGATTTGCCCGAGCGTCACTCGGAAATACTGGCCTTGCTGCGCGAGTTCGGTTTCCCGGTCAGCCCGGAGGCGCGCACCGTGCAGGGTCTGGATGGACTGATCGAATACTACGAGTGGATCGGCCAACGCCGGGACCAGCTCGATTACGACATTGACGGCGTGGTCTACAAGGTCGACGATCTTGATCAGCAGCAGGAGCTCGGCTTCGTCTCGCGGGCGCCGCGCTGGGCGCTGGCGCACAAGTTTCCGGCCCAGGAAGAGGTGACGCGGCTGAAGTCGATCGAGGTCCAGGTCGGGCGCACCGGCGCGCTTACGCCGGTGGCACGGCTCGAGCCGGTATTCGTCGGCGGTGTGACGGTCACCAACGCCACGCTGCACAATGCCGACGAGGTGCGTCGCAAGGATGTGCGGCCCGGCGACTACGTCGTGGTACGGCGCGCCGGCGATGTCATTCCCGAGATCGTGCGCTCGATCCCCGAGCGGCGCGAAAAGGAACTGCCCGAGTGGCACATGCCCGAGACCTGCCCGGAGTGCGGCTCGGCGGTGGAGCAGGTCGAGGGCGAAGCGGCTGCCCGCTGCACCGGCGGCCTGGTGTGTCCCGCCCAGCGTCGGCGGGCGCTCGAGCATTTTGTCTCACGTGCGGCCATGGACATCGATGGCCTGGGCGAAAAGGTCATCGCGCAGCTGGTCGAGCAGGACCTGGTGCACAGCCCGGCCGACCTGTTCCTGCTCGACCGCGACACCCTGGCTGGCCTGGAGCGGATGGGCGAGAAATCGGCCGACAACCTGATCCAGTCGCTAGAGAACAGCAAGCGGGTCACGCTCGGCCAGTTGCTGTTCGCGCTCGGCATCCGCGAGGTCGGGGCGGTCACCGCCCAGGCCCTGGCGCGGCATTTCGGCACGCTCGATGCCCTGGCCCAGGCCTCGGTGGAAGATCTCGAGGCCGTGCGCGATGTCGGTCCGGTGGTGGCGCGCCATGTACACGCTTTTTTCGAGGAGGCGCACAACCGCGAAGTCATCGACAAACTGCTGGCCGCCGGCGTTGAGTACGAGCCGGAAAAAGCCGCGGCGGCAGCGGGAGAACGGCCGCTTGATGGTTGCACCTACGTGCTAACCGGTAGCTTGTCCTCGCTGACCCGCTCGCAGGCCAAGCAGCGGCTCGAGGCCCTGGGTGCGCGTGTGACCGGCAGCGTGTCGAAGAACACCACGGCCGTGATTGCCGGCGACAATCCCGGGTCCAAGCTTGATCGGGCCCGCGAGCTCGGCGTCGAGTTGCTCGACGAGGCGGCTCTGGAAAGCTTGCTGGAATCCCACCAGGGCTGA
- a CDS encoding universal stress protein, with the protein MTDPIKEILVPVDGSENANRAVRFAATMAERLDVPMRLFYVFPAASVEIIGMAGMSRDDIDQAAQTAAQRAFDATREALGDAAPKALDEDTSIGDPAEEIVRFTEDDPGVMVIMGRRGLSRMKSLVLGSVSDKVSRHAKSPVTIIT; encoded by the coding sequence ATGACTGATCCGATCAAGGAAATCCTGGTGCCGGTCGACGGTTCGGAGAACGCCAACCGGGCCGTGCGGTTCGCCGCTACCATGGCCGAGCGCCTGGATGTACCGATGCGCCTGTTCTATGTGTTTCCTGCGGCTTCGGTCGAGATCATCGGCATGGCCGGCATGTCACGCGACGATATCGATCAGGCTGCCCAGACCGCGGCGCAGCGTGCCTTCGATGCCACCCGGGAGGCACTTGGTGATGCCGCTCCCAAGGCACTCGACGAAGACACCTCGATCGGCGATCCGGCGGAGGAGATCGTACGCTTCACCGAGGATGATCCCGGCGTGATGGTCATCATGGGTCGCCGCGGCCTGTCGCGCATGAAGTCTCTGGTGCTGGGCAGTGTCAGCGACAAGGTCAGCCGCCACGCCAAGAGTCCCGTCACGATCATTACCTAA
- a CDS encoding error-prone DNA polymerase, which translates to MPASPPPGYAELHALSAFSFRRSAAQPQALVRRAAERGYAALAITDECSMAGVVRAHEAVREHGVHLIIGSEFHLDSLHLVLLAPDRAAYAQICRLITRARRRAGKGEYRLEVTDLDEGLENVLVIWKPARQTGKSSPNPVVPAEEPGPRTFDGGTAWMRDATRCEIPDNRFAISGTTERANQPTSEPANETLAAWLKQRFGNRLWLGASRLLVPGEREWLRELERLGERHGIPRLACGDVRLAVREDKPLLDVFTALRMGRPVAECGLALAASGEQHLRGREVLAKLYPGEWLSETLRLAERCAFSLDELNYRYPRELVPQPLSPIQHLRQLTLEGARKRYGKTVPETVQALLSRELALIEAMGVEAFFLTVHDLVVFARSRGILCQGRGSAANSAVCYCLGVTEVDPSKQQLLFERFLSKERNEPPDIDVDFEHERREEVLQYVYEKYGRERAALAATVICYRPRSAMQDVGRALGFEPERINRLTASLAWWDQPEVWPERLRENGLDPDAALTKHLLELTDRLIGFPRHLSQHVGGMVISDTPLYELVPVENAAMADRTIIQWDKDDLETLGLLKVDCLALGMLTVIRKAMELVNSKHQIPSTKLQTNSNDRNSNVQNQPTSEPANQRTKEPPEEPTKPRKLTLAAIPREDAQTYDMLCRGDAVGVFQVESRAQMAMLPRLKPRCFYDLVIEVAIVRPGPIQGDMVHPYLERRRNPDAVAYPSPELKTVLERTLGVPIFQEQVMQIAMVAAGFSAGEADQLRRAMAAWRRRGGLEPFRERLLEGMGERGYSDEFAERIYRQICGFGEYGFPESHAASFALLTYVSSWLKCHHPAAFACALLNSQPMGFYAPAQIINDVKRHGVRVLPVDVRYSDWDCTLTGKHQAPNTKSQTNSKFECSNDQNQPTSKPANQQTTQPAVRLGFRMIKGFREDVAERIAHARSESPFRDVDELTERAGLDRAALRKLADAGALKGLAGHRHRARWAALGARRQGDLLAGTEIHDKPVQLTLPDARSELIDDYASLGLSLERHPLKLLRRRLGRQTLRANELPQQADGRRLSAAGLVTHRQRPGTASGVVFLSLEDETGIINVVVWPKLLERYRREVLGGRILRVHGKLQNVEGVCHLVAERIDCLDDWLAELDSRSRDFC; encoded by the coding sequence ATGCCCGCCTCGCCCCCACCCGGATACGCCGAACTGCATGCGCTGAGTGCCTTCAGCTTCCGGCGCTCGGCCGCGCAGCCACAAGCCCTGGTCCGGCGTGCCGCCGAGCGCGGCTATGCGGCCCTGGCGATCACCGACGAGTGCTCGATGGCCGGGGTGGTACGCGCCCACGAGGCGGTGCGGGAACACGGGGTTCATCTGATCATCGGCAGCGAGTTCCATCTTGACAGCCTCCACCTGGTGTTGCTGGCGCCCGACCGGGCCGCCTATGCACAGATCTGCCGCCTGATTACCCGCGCCCGGCGACGTGCCGGCAAGGGTGAGTACCGGCTCGAGGTCACAGACCTGGACGAGGGCCTCGAGAACGTGCTGGTGATCTGGAAACCGGCCCGACAAACGGGGAAGAGCTCCCCAAATCCTGTCGTCCCGGCCGAAGAGCCGGGACCTCGCACGTTCGACGGCGGCACGGCATGGATGAGAGATGCCACCAGGTGCGAGATCCCGGATAACCGCTTCGCGATTTCCGGGACGACAGAACGAGCGAACCAGCCAACCAGCGAACCAGCCAACGAAACTCTTGCCGCCTGGCTCAAACAGCGTTTCGGCAATCGCCTGTGGCTGGGCGCGAGCCGCCTGCTCGTCCCCGGCGAGCGTGAATGGTTGCGCGAACTCGAGCGGCTGGGCGAGCGTCACGGCATCCCGCGTCTGGCCTGCGGCGACGTACGCCTGGCAGTGCGTGAGGACAAGCCGCTGCTGGATGTGTTCACGGCCCTGCGCATGGGGCGGCCGGTGGCCGAGTGCGGCCTGGCCCTGGCCGCCAGCGGCGAGCAGCATCTGCGCGGCCGCGAAGTCCTGGCGAAGCTGTATCCGGGCGAATGGCTGAGCGAAACCCTGAGACTGGCTGAACGCTGCGCTTTCTCGCTCGACGAACTGAACTACCGCTATCCGCGCGAGCTGGTGCCGCAGCCGCTCAGCCCCATCCAGCATTTGCGCCAGCTCACCCTGGAAGGCGCCCGGAAACGCTACGGCAAGACCGTTCCGGAGACGGTTCAGGCCCTGCTCTCGCGCGAACTGGCCCTGATCGAGGCCATGGGCGTGGAAGCCTTCTTCCTGACCGTGCATGACCTGGTGGTCTTCGCCCGCTCGCGCGGCATTCTCTGCCAGGGCCGCGGCTCGGCGGCCAACTCGGCGGTGTGCTACTGCCTGGGCGTGACCGAGGTCGATCCGTCGAAACAGCAGCTGCTGTTCGAGCGCTTTTTGTCGAAGGAGCGCAACGAGCCACCGGACATCGACGTCGACTTCGAGCACGAGCGACGCGAAGAAGTGCTGCAGTACGTTTACGAAAAATACGGCCGCGAACGCGCCGCCCTGGCCGCGACGGTAATCTGCTACCGCCCGCGCAGCGCCATGCAGGATGTCGGCCGCGCGCTGGGCTTCGAGCCCGAACGCATCAACCGCCTGACCGCCTCGCTGGCCTGGTGGGACCAACCCGAAGTCTGGCCCGAGCGGCTGCGTGAAAACGGCCTCGATCCGGACGCGGCGCTGACGAAACACTTGCTCGAACTGACCGACCGCCTGATCGGCTTTCCGCGCCATCTCTCCCAGCATGTCGGCGGCATGGTCATATCGGATACACCGCTGTACGAACTGGTGCCGGTGGAAAACGCCGCCATGGCCGATCGCACCATCATCCAGTGGGACAAGGACGACCTCGAAACGCTCGGCCTGCTCAAGGTCGACTGCCTGGCGCTGGGGATGTTGACGGTGATCCGGAAAGCAATGGAGCTGGTGAACAGCAAGCACCAAATTCCAAGCACCAAATTACAAACAAATTCGAATGACCGAAATTCGAATGTTCAAAACCAGCCAACCAGCGAACCAGCCAACCAGCGAACGAAAGAACCACCCGAGGAACCAACGAAGCCGCGCAAGCTGACGCTGGCAGCCATTCCCCGTGAAGACGCCCAAACCTACGACATGCTCTGCCGCGGCGATGCGGTGGGGGTCTTCCAGGTCGAGTCGCGGGCGCAGATGGCGATGCTGCCGCGACTCAAGCCGCGCTGTTTCTACGACCTGGTCATCGAGGTGGCGATCGTGCGGCCCGGTCCGATCCAGGGCGATATGGTCCACCCTTATCTCGAACGTCGGCGGAACCCTGATGCCGTGGCCTACCCCAGCCCGGAACTGAAAACCGTGCTTGAACGCACCCTGGGCGTGCCGATCTTCCAGGAACAGGTGATGCAGATCGCCATGGTCGCGGCCGGCTTCAGCGCCGGCGAAGCCGACCAGCTCCGCCGGGCGATGGCGGCCTGGCGTCGGCGCGGCGGGCTGGAGCCATTTCGCGAACGGCTGCTCGAGGGCATGGGCGAACGCGGCTACTCCGACGAATTCGCCGAACGCATCTACCGGCAGATCTGTGGTTTCGGTGAATACGGCTTTCCCGAATCGCATGCGGCCAGCTTCGCCCTGCTGACCTACGTCTCGTCCTGGCTCAAATGCCACCACCCGGCCGCCTTTGCCTGCGCATTGCTCAACAGCCAGCCGATGGGCTTCTATGCGCCGGCGCAGATCATCAACGACGTGAAACGCCATGGCGTGCGGGTGTTGCCGGTGGATGTGCGCTATAGCGACTGGGATTGCACCCTTACAGGAAAGCACCAAGCACCAAATACCAAATCACAAACAAATTCGAAATTCGAATGTTCGAATGACCAAAACCAGCCAACCAGCAAACCAGCAAACCAGCAAACAACCCAACCGGCGGTCCGGTTGGGTTTTCGCATGATCAAGGGATTTCGCGAAGACGTCGCCGAACGGATCGCGCATGCGCGATCGGAATCTCCCTTCCGCGATGTCGACGAGCTGACCGAGCGGGCCGGGCTGGACCGGGCCGCTTTGCGAAAACTCGCCGATGCCGGCGCGCTCAAGGGGCTGGCCGGGCACCGGCACCGTGCCCGCTGGGCCGCGCTGGGGGCGCGACGCCAGGGGGATCTGCTGGCCGGTACCGAAATCCACGACAAACCGGTGCAACTCACCCTGCCCGATGCCCGCAGCGAGTTGATCGATGACTATGCCAGCCTGGGGCTCAGCCTGGAACGGCATCCGCTGAAACTGCTGCGCCGCCGGCTGGGACGGCAGACCCTTCGGGCCAATGAATTACCGCAACAGGCCGACGGACGCCGCCTGTCGGCGGCCGGCCTGGTCACGCACCGCCAGCGCCCGGGCACGGCCTCGGGTGTGGTCTTCCTGTCGCTGGAGGACGAGACCGGGATCATCAACGTGGTGGTCTGGCCGAAGCTGCTCGAACGCTATCGCCGCGAGGTGCTCGGTGGCCGCATCCTGCGCGTGCACGGCAAGCTGCAGAACGTCGAGGGCGTGTGCCACCTGGTGGCGGAACGTATCGACTGCCTCGATGACTGGCTGGCCGAACTCGACAGTCGCTCGCGGGATTTTTGTTAG
- a CDS encoding DNA lesion error-prone repair protein ImuA, with amino-acid sequence MWAQVQLEKLLDQRSDLWRGRARRSFPAVSTGLDWLDRGLPGGWPLGRLTEFLPRVSGCGELGLLLPLLARCTQREQPVVLAGPMLVPGPQALIKAGVVLEHLVVVREVREVLWAAEQCLKSGLCGSVVVWPPAGRVGERVVRRLQLASEQSPGPAFVIYRPGQSPPASVSALRLGLGPGPEVEVLRSPAGLVESRRLSPVFESVIELSRYREHVRSAR; translated from the coding sequence ATGTGGGCTCAGGTCCAGCTCGAAAAGCTGCTCGATCAACGCTCCGATCTCTGGCGGGGACGGGCACGCAGGTCCTTCCCGGCTGTGTCCACCGGTCTGGACTGGCTCGACCGCGGGCTGCCCGGCGGTTGGCCGCTGGGCCGGCTGACCGAGTTTCTGCCGCGCGTGAGCGGCTGCGGCGAACTGGGCCTGCTGCTGCCGCTGCTGGCCCGCTGCACACAGCGGGAACAGCCGGTGGTGCTGGCCGGGCCGATGCTGGTGCCCGGGCCACAGGCCCTGATCAAGGCGGGTGTGGTGCTCGAGCACCTGGTGGTGGTGCGCGAGGTCCGTGAGGTGTTGTGGGCGGCCGAGCAGTGCCTGAAAAGCGGCTTGTGCGGTAGCGTGGTGGTCTGGCCGCCGGCCGGCCGGGTGGGGGAGCGGGTCGTGCGTCGCCTGCAACTGGCTTCCGAGCAGAGCCCGGGACCGGCTTTCGTGATCTATCGCCCCGGGCAGTCGCCACCGGCGTCGGTTTCGGCCCTGCGCCTGGGCCTGGGTCCCGGGCCCGAGGTCGAGGTCCTGCGCAGTCCGGCCGGCCTGGTCGAGTCGAGGCGACTGTCCCCGGTGTTTGAATCCGTCATCGAACTATCGCGCTACCGAGAGCATGTCCGCTCGGCCCGGTGA